Below is a window of Marispirochaeta aestuarii DNA.
AGCTGTATCGGTACCGCAGAAGAAGCGAGGGCGAGCCGGTGGAACTGTCGGCGGAATTGCGGGCGGTGGAGCTGTGTCTGAGGCTGGTCAAGCCCCGGTATGGTGTCGACTGTTCCTGGGACTTCCTTACCTCGGGGGTCGAATCAATCCTGGTTCCCCGGGGAGAACTTCTGCGTCATGTGGAGGAACAGGTCGCCTGCCGTACAGGCAGAGAAGAGGGTTTCTGGATCCGGATAGAAGCGATTCCGGAGGAAAAGAGCTGCTCAATTCTTGTCAGTGACGGCCCCGGTCCGGGAGAGCCGGTCCAAATGAGCTACCCCCTGTGAGGCTCCCATGAAAAATCCTTTCAGCTTTCGCTGGCCCTGGCGGGCCCTGAACATCCGGAACAAAATGCTTTCCTTTTATGTGGCCATGATATTGATGATCCTCGTCATAAACCTGAGCGT
It encodes the following:
- a CDS encoding sensor histidine kinase; translated protein: MPGSEDEIINQIVSDLNSLARLAALENAWETRGIAAMMAELYRYRRRSEGEPVELSAELRAVELCLRLVKPRYGVDCSWDFLTSGVESILVPRGELLRHVEEQVACRTGREEGFWIRIEAIPEEKSCSILVSDGPGPGEPVQMSYPL